A window from Drosophila willistoni isolate 14030-0811.24 chromosome XR unlocalized genomic scaffold, UCI_dwil_1.1 Seg143, whole genome shotgun sequence encodes these proteins:
- the LOC6645480 gene encoding mitochondrial uncoupling protein Bmcp encodes MAEVKDWRPFVYGGVASITAEFGTFPIDTTKTRLQIQGQKIDQTFSQLRYRGMTDAFVKISKEEGLRALYSGIWPAVLRQATYGTIKFGTYYTLKKLANERGLLIHDDGSERVWSNILCAAAAGAISSAIANPTDVLKVRMQVHGKGTQQMGLIGCFSEIYKYEGVRGLWRGVGPTAQRAVVIASVELPVYDFCKLQLMSAFGDHVANHFISSFIASLGSAIASTPIDVIRTRLMNQRHVNLTMNGLATASATPKLYSGSLDCAVQTIRNEGLFALYKGFIPTWVRMGPWNIIFFITYEQLKKY; translated from the exons ATGGCTGAAGTGAAGGACTGGCGCCCATTTGTGTATGGAGGCGTGGCATCTATAACAGCGGAATTTG GCACTTTTCCGATTGACACAACAAAGACGCGCCTCCAAATTCAAGGTCAAAAGATTGATCAAACATTTTCGCAATTGCGCTACCGCGGCATGACAGATGCCTTTGTAAAGATCTCAAAGGAGGAAGGATTACGAGCCCTGTATTCTGG aATTTGGCCAGCAGTGCTCCGTCAAGCGACCTATGGCACCATTAAATTCGGCACCTACTACACCCTCAAGAAATTGGCAAATGAACGAGGATTACTCATCCACGATGATGGCAGCGAGCGTGTATGGAGCAATATACTTTGTGCCGCAGCAGCTGGTGCTATCTCATCGGCTATAGCCAATCCCACAGATGTGCTTAAAGTTCGCATGCAGGTCCATGGGAAGGGTACTCAACAAATGGGACTCATCGGTTGTTTCAGTGAGATTTACAAGTATGAGGGTGTACGCGGATTGTGGAGAGGTGTGGGGCCAACTGCCCAGCGTGCCGTTGTTATTGCATCCGTCGAGCTGCCCGTCTATGATTTCTGTAAATTGCAACTAATGAGCGCTTTTGGCGATCATGTGGCAAATCATTTTAT ATCGAGTTTTATCGCCAGTTTGGGCAGTGCCATTGCCTCAACACCCATCGATGTTATACGG ACCCGCCTGATGAACCAGCGTCATGTGAATCTGACCATGAATGGCCTGGCGACCGCATCGGCCACACCCAAGCTTTATAGCGGCAGCTTAGACTGTGCGGTACAGACGATACGCAACGAAGGGTTATTCGCCCTCTACAAGGGCTTCATACCCACATGGGTGCGCATGGGGCCCTGGAACATAATATTCTTCATCACATATGAACAACTTAAGAAATACTAA
- the LOC6645466 gene encoding acylphosphatase-2 — protein sequence MANARQLYGCNFEIFGKVQGVSFRKYTEKQSKQLGIRGWVMNTKHGTVQGELEGTGEQLQQMKSWLQTKGSPESHIEKTSFSDLRQISKYHFDNFSIRE from the coding sequence ATGGCTAACGCTAGACAATTGTATGGCTGCAATTTTGAGATCTTTGGCAAAGTGCAGGGTGTTTCCTTTCGCAAATACACAGAGAAGCAATCAAAGCAGCTGGGCATACGCGGTTGGGTTATGAACACCAAGCATGGCACTGTACAGGGCGAACTGGAGGGCACTGGCGAGCAACTGCAACAGATGAAGAGCTGGCTACAGACCAAGGGCAGTCCCGAGTCACACATCGAGAAGACATCGTTCAGTGACCTGCGTCAGATCTCAAAATATCATTTCGATAACTTTAGTATACGTGAATAG
- the LOC6645467 gene encoding uncharacterized protein LOC6645467 yields the protein MHSQQVYTLSLACLILSLAIIEAAVYTQPAVRHPAHPGKCFDKFTRRAMLPDKEYKPKGICATMTCNLEAGEISIETCPYVEAPGCEELPSDVNWSFPKCCPQFKCVDFKTGKEFIVTL from the exons ATGCATAGCCAACAAGTTTATACACTAAGCCTGGCCTGCCTTATTCTTAGCCTGGCCATAATCGAGGCGGCTGTTTACACTCAACCAGCTGTCCGACATCCAG CACATCCCGGCAAATGTTTCGATAAGTTCACCCGTCGTGCCATGCTACCCGACAAGGAGTACAAGCCGAAGGGCATCTGTGCCACAATGACGTGCAATTTGGAGGCGGGCGAGATCTCGATAGAGACCTGTCCCTATGTCGAGGCCCCTGGCTGCGAGGAGCTGCCCAGCGATGTTAACTGGTCATTCCCGAAATGCTGTCCACAATTCAAGTGTGTTGACTTCAAGACTGGCAAGGAGTTTATTGTAACGCTCTAG
- the LOC6645468 gene encoding uncharacterized protein LOC6645468 translates to MQAQIIPLTLLLLLAVFIQQGDAIWCYRCTSATPGCADHFNWRGIGYLGEQCPEPNDICVKVTERRGAQETITRDCLSALSFRTDIPADKYEGCRPAAVDWHLAHYVNHTIKEHDVKRDYFTNTTFCFCFLDHRCNGASSKSMALGLTMFLASVVAVMLH, encoded by the exons ATGCAAGCTCAAATCATTCCCTTAAccttgctattgctgctggcAGTTTTCATTCAACAAG GTGATGCTATTTGGTGTTACCGCTGTACCTCAGCTACGCCTGGCTGTGCGGACCATTTCAATTGGCGTGGCATAGGTTACCTGGGCGAGCAATGCCCAGAGCCCAATGATATATGCGTGAAAGTCACAGAACGCCGAGGAG CCCAAGAGACCATCACACGAGATTGTCTTAGTGCCTTGAGTTTCCGCACGGATATACCTGCCGATAAGTACGAAGGTTGCCGTCCAGCAGCCGTAGATTGGCATCTAGCACATTATGTGAATCACACAATTAAAGAGCACGATGTTAAACGTGACTACTTTACGAATACCAcattctgtttctgtttcctGGATCATCGTTGCAATGGAGCCAGTAGCAAATCAATGGCTCTGGGTCTAACTATGTTCCTAGCCAGCGTAGTGGCAGTGATGCTACACTAG
- the LOC6645469 gene encoding dimethyladenosine transferase 1, mitochondrial, whose amino-acid sequence MSQTAARVLTSGMRLPPLPTIRDLVKLYKLQAMKQLSQNFLMDERLTDKIVKSAGTIDRRDIVLEVGPGPGGITRSILRRQPQRLILVEKDPRFRETLDLLKECARPLDIQVDIYHEDILRFNMDQHISDTTQRLHLIGNLPFAISTRLLINWYADLSNRRGAFRRQDTCMTLTFQKEVAERICAPLGSEQRCRLSIMSQIWTDPKLKFIIPGKAFVPKPQVDVGVVKLIPLKRPKTQLPFDLVERVMRHIFSMRQKYCRRGFSNLLPPELREEQTPELFRRADVVDTMRPFELSVDECVRLAEVYAEYIKSNPEVAHYDYRAPKTMTSSYTSL is encoded by the coding sequence ATGTCACAGACCGCGGCACGCGTTCTGACCAGTGGCATGCGTCTTCCGCCGCTTCCTACCATTCGGGACCTGGTGAAACTCTACAAACTACAGGCCATGAAGCAGTTAagtcaaaattttttaatggaCGAGCGCCTAACGGATAAAATTGTCAAGTCGGCAGGCACCATAGATCGGCGTGATATCGTCCTCGAGGTAGGACCTGGACCAGGCGGCATAACACGTTCAATCTTGCGTCGTCAACCACAGCGATTGATTCTAGTCGAGAAGGATCCGCGTTTCAGAGAGACATTAGATCTGCTGAAAGAGTGTGCTCGTCCCCTAGACATTCAGGTGGACATCTACCATGAAGATATATTGCGCTTTAATATGGATCAACATATTTCGGATACCACACAACGCCTTCATTTAATAGGAAATCTTCCTTTTGCTATATCCACTCGCCTGCTGATCAATTGGTATGCCGATCTATCGAATCGCCGCGGAGCTTTTCGCCGACAGGACACCTGCATGACTCTAACCTTCCAAAAGGAGGTGGCTGAACGGATTTGCGCCCCATTGGGTAGTGAGCAGCGTTGCCGCTTGTCAATTATGTCACAAATTTGGACTGATCCCAAGCTAAAGTTCATCATTCCCGGCAAGGCGTTTGTCCCAAAGCCCCAAGTTGATGTGGGTGTGGTTAAGCTGATTCCTTTAAAGCGGCCCAAGACGCAGTTGCCATTTGATCTGGTGGAGCGAGTGATGCGACACATTTTTAGCATGCGACAAAAATATTGTCGACGAGGATTTAGTAATTTGCTGCCACCTGAACTACGTGAAGAGCAAACCCCTGAACTGTTCCGTAGAGCGGATGTGGTTGATACAATGCGTCCCTTCGAACTGTCCGTTGACGAGTGTGTCCGCCTGGCCGAAGTGTATGCCGAgtatataaaatcaaatcCGGAAGTTGCTCACTATGACTATCGTGCGCCGAAGACAATGACTTCATCATATACTTCTctataa
- the LOC6645470 gene encoding cytochrome c oxidase assembly factor 3, mitochondrial, translating into MSEQGGPKIKYGENAPKLDKAQLQFMKLIEEQNLDRVQKLKRVRRNNLLTAGALGLSVVAIYGYSIFSVQQEKFLDDFEEPKKVTTN; encoded by the coding sequence ATGTCGGAGCAAGGAGGTCCCAAGATCAAGTACGGAGAAAACGCACCCAAGTTGGATAAGGCGCAGTTGCAGTTTATGAAACTGATTGAAGAGCAGAACTTGGATCGTGTGCAAAAGTTAAAGCGTGTGCGGCGCAACAATTTGCTTACGGCCGGAGCCTTAGGTCTGTCAGTTGTGGCCATTTACGGCTACTCCATATTCTCGGTGCAGCAGGAGAAGTTCCTCGACGATTTTGAGGAGCCAAAGAAAGTGACCACCAACTAG